The genomic interval CTGCTGCGGCCGGATGAGCAGGAAGTAGAAGATCACGAACATCAGCAGGATCGGAACGAATCCCAGGAACCCGCCGCCTCCCCCGGTGCCTCCCCCGGGGCTGCCGCCCATGGCATAAGCCACACCCGCGATCATCATCGGAGCTCCTCCCCCTTCGACGTTCTCATTCGATGCCTGAATCGAGTGATTTTTTCACAAAATCTGCGAAGTTTCCACGGGAAATTGCCTCGCGCGCCCGTTCCATGAGCCCGGCGTAAAACGAAAGGTTGTGGACGGTCATGGCCATGGAGGCCAGCATCTCCCCCTGCACGTAGAGGTGGCGCAGGTAGGCCCGGGAGAAGATACTGCAGGTCGGGCAGCCGCAGCTCCCGTCGGGGGGAAGCGGGTCGTCCTTGTACCGCGCCTGCTTGACGCTCAGCGGCCCCGCGGAAGTGAACATCATTCCGTTCCTCGCGTTCCGGGTGGGCAGCACGCAATCGAACAGGTCGATCCCCCGGGAGACCGCGAACAGCAGGTCACCGGGCGTTCCGACGCCCATCAGGTACCGCGGCAGCGCGGTCGGAAGCAACAGCGCCGTCCGGTCGACGGTCTCCCGCTGGAGCTCCTTCCCTTCCCCCACGCTTACCCCCCCGATGGCGAACCCGTCGAACGGCATCGCGCAGACCTCCTCCACGCTGCGCTTCCGGAGGTCGGGGAACATCCCCCCCTGGACGATCCCGAACATGCCCCCTTCCGGGAGCGTCCTCGCCGCCAGGCATCGGCCCGCCCACAAGGTGGTCCGCCGGACCGCCTCCTCCGCCTCCTCCCGTTTCGCGGGGTACGCGACGCACTCGTCGAGCGCCATCCGGATGTCCGACCCGAGCGCCTCCTGCACCTCGACCGCAAGCTCGGGCGTGAGCGTGTGCGCGGAGCCGTCGACGTGGGACCGGAACGAGACCGCTTCGTCGGACACCTTCCGGAGGGCGCTCAGGGAAAACACCTGGAACCCGCCGCTGTCGGTGAGGATCAGCCGGTCCCATCCCATGAAGCGGTGGACCCCCCCCAACTCCCGGATCCGCAGGTGCCCGGGGCGCAGGTAGAGGTGATACGTGTTCCCCAGGATGCATCCGTATCCCATGCCGCGGAGCTGATCCGGCCACACCCCCTTCACTGTCGCCGCCGTTCCCACGGGCATGAACGCGGGCGTCCGGAAGGAGCCGCGCTCCGTCTCGATCGTCCCGCAGCGCGCATCCGTCGCGGCGTCCTTCGCCTCGATGATGAAACGCAGAGTCAAACGATACTCCTTTCGCGGGCTGGCGTTGACAAGCCGGCGGGGGACACACCTGTCGGGGCAGAGGGGGACAGACTTAGCTTCAAACACGGGATGAAGGGTTAAGTCTGTCCCCCGCCTGGTATGTCCCCCTCTACCGGCTTTACCAAATGAACATTGCGTCGCCGTAGCTGTAAAACCTGTAGCGACGCTCCACCGCCTCGCGGTAGGCCGCACGCACCGCGTCGACCCCCGCGAAGGCCATCACCAGCGCGAGCAGGCTGGAGCGCGGCAGGTGGAAGTTCGTCACCATCGCGTCCACGACGCGGAAAGGGCGCCCGGGGAAAAGGAACAGCCTGGTGGTCCCCTCGGAAGGGGCGACGCGCCCGTCCTCCGCGGCGCACGTCTCCAGCGTCCGGACGCTGGTGGTCCCCACCGCGACGATCCGCCCGCCCTCGGCGCGCGCGGCGTTGACCGCTTCCGCCGTCTCCGGCGGCATGCGGTAATGTTCGGGGTGGATCTCGTACTCCTCCACCTCGTCCGTCCGGATAGGGGAAAAGGTGCCGTAGCCGACGGAAAGCGTGACGCGGGCGATCCCGATCCCGGCGGCCGATATCTGTCGGAGCATCTCCTCGTCGAAATGGAGCCCCGCCGTGGGGGCGGCCACGGAGCCGGAATGCTCTGCATACACCGTCTGGTACCGGACCTTATCCTCCTCCGCCGCGGGATCGCCGACAGCTCTCCGGATGTAGGGGGGTAGCGGAACCTCCCCCACCCGCTCGAGAAGCTCCAGCAGGGAGCCGCCCGCGGCCGCAAGGGCGACCTCCCATTTCCCCCCGCCGCGATATCGCTCCAGCCGGACCGTCAGCCCGCCGATATCGAATACATCCCCTTCCTTGAGCCGCTTCGAGGGGCGCGCCAGCGCTTCCCATCGCTCCCCGCCCCCCCCCGCCGCGCCGCTCGGGGAAAGCAGCAGGATCTCGACGGCGCCGCCCCCCTTCCTCACGGCTCGCAGGCGGCCGCGGAGGACCCGGGTGTCGTTCACGACGAGCAGGTCTCCTTTCCGCAGCAGGGACGGGAGATCGGAGAACACCCGGTCGGCGGTCTTCCCCGTCGGACGGGAAAGGACCATCAGACGCGCGTCCCGCCGGCGGGGAACGGGGCGCTGCGCGACGAGCTCGGGCGGAAGATCGTAGTCCAGGAGGCAGGTCTTCAGGGGATTTCCCTCGCCAGATCGGTGCCGGGGTAGTAGCGCGCGAGGATCTCCCGGAACCCCTTCCCGGACTTCGCCATCCCGTTCGCCCCGAACTGGCACATCCCGACGCCGTGGCCGTACCCCTCTCCCGTGAAGAGCCACCCGCCGGCGGCCGGCGCGATCGCCATCTTCAGGCTGCGGACGCGCGCATACCCCGCGACGCGGCGGAATTCCGCCGCGTTCGCCTCCCGGGAAACACCCCCGGATTGGATCCTGACCCGCACCGCCCTCCCCGTGGAAGTCAGCCCCGCGACGGAGAAGCGGAGGTCCCCCCCGGGAGGGATCCCCATCGCCCGCGCCACCCGGCGCCCTTCCGCCTCGGACATCCGGTACTCCCACCGAAAGACGGGGCTGTCGGAGCAGTCCTCGCACGCCACGGATCGAAGGTACGGAACATCCTTCCCCCAGGCGTTCGCGGCGGACTCGGTGCGCCCGCCGCAGGTGGAGTGGAAGACCGTCCGCGCCGGGGCCCCACGGTACAGCAGGACCAGGCCGCGCGTTTCCTCCGCGGCGTTCCGGAACGCCGCCCCGACGTTGTCGGTCCCGTCGAACACCTGGTCCTCGACGCTCCCGAGGACGTCGAACAGCGGGTCCCTGGGCGTTCGCGCAGCGTCGACGGCGTACGTCCGGGTGGCGACCGCCTGCGCTGCGAGCGCCTCGGGATGGAACAGCTCCGGGACCTCCCGGCTGATCACGGCGGCCACATAGCTTTCCAGGGGGACCACCGCAACGGCGACGAGCTTCCCGTTCCGCGCCGTCAGGCGGAGCCTGCCCCCGACCTTTCGCCCATCCATCCGGAGCTCCGGGATGCCGGCGACGTCGACGCTATCGCCGAGAAGCTGCGCTCCGTCGAACCGGATCCGCCCCCCCACCGCGCCGAGCGGGACGTTCCCCGACGCCTGGGCCAGCAGCCTGCCGGCGGCGTCCCAGACGTTTACCCGGTCCGCGGACAGCGTGACGGCTTCGGCGTCCCCCCCGATGCGGACCCGGAGGAAGCGGGGCCCCGCGGATTCGGGCGGACGCGTCGCTTCGGGTGGCCGGGGACGCTCCGGGACGGCGGGAGGTTTCGCGGGCGGCGCTTCCGCCGGCGGGCGAGGCCGGGCACCGGTGCAGGAGAGGAGAAGGCCGATCCCCGCGCAGAAAAGTAGAGGGAACAGCGTCCCCGCCGCGAAGGCGGAGACGCTCCGCCGATACATGGACATGCTTTTCTTAGTCCTGCCGCTTTCCGGAGGCTTCCCTGACCGCCTTCGCCGCCTCCATGAACGGCGTGAGCAGGTCGATCGGCACGGGGAAGATGGTCGTCGAGTTGTTCTCCGCGGCCACTTCCCGCAGCGTCTGGAGGTACCGGAGCTGGACGGCGACCGGGGTCTCCGAGATGATCCGTGCGGCGTCGGAAAGCTTCTGCGCCGCCTGGAACTCCCCTTCGGCCCCGATGACCTTGGCGCGCCGCTCTCGCTCCGCCTCGGCCTGCTTCGCGATCGCGCGCTGCATCTCCTGGGGGAGATCGATGTTCTTGATCTCGACCTTCGCGACCTTGACGCCCCACGGCTCGGTGTCCTTGTCGAGGATCTCCTGGATGTGGGTGTTGATCTTGTCGCGCTCGGACAGTAGCGTGTCCAGCTCCGCCTGGCCGCAGACGGAGCGCAGCGTCGTCTGCGAAAGCTGCGACGTCGCGTAGAGGTAGTTCTCGACGCTGATGATCGCCTTGTTCGGGTCGATGACCCGGAAATAGATCACGGCGCTCACCTTGATGGTGACGTTGTCCATCGTGATGACGTCCTGCGCCGGGACATCCATGGCGACGACGCGCAAGTCCACCCGGACCATCCGGTCGATGACGGGGATCAGGATGATGAGCCCCGGCCCCTTGGCTCCGATCACGCGCCCCAGCCGGAAGATCACGCCCCGCTCGTACTCGTTCAGGATCTTGATCGCGCTGTACAGGAAGAAGATTGCCAGCACAAGCCCGGCCGCCAATACGGTCATTTCTCAGCCCTCCCGGCGTCGGCCGGATGCCCCGGCTCGACGATCAGAGTCATCCCCTCGACGGACCTCACGATCACCCGATCCCCTTTCCGCACCGGCCGGTCGGAGCGCGCGTCCCAGAGCTCTCCGACGATGAACACCTTGCCCCTCCCGTCGATGTCCGTCACCGCCTCTCCCGTTTCGTCGACCATCCCTCCCTGGCCGAAGAACGGCTTGCGGAGCTGGCTGCGCACCGCCAGGGAGATCACGACGGCGAAGAAGACCGCCGAGATCGCGACCATGGAGATCAGCACGCTCCAGGAAACGCGCAGGAACGGGTCGGCGCTGTCCCGGAAGAGCATAAGGCTGCCGAGGACCATGGACACGATCCCGCCGATGGCCAGGGCGCCGTGCGACTGGATCTTCAGCTCCAGGAAGAACAGGACGATGGAGAGCAGGATCAGGAGGAAGCCGGCGTAGTTCGCCGACAGGGTCTGGAGCGCGTAGAACCCGAGAACCAGGCAGATCCCCCCGACGACTCCCGGGAATACCGCTCCCGGCGACGCGAGCTCGAAGTAGATCCCGTAGATCCCGATCATCAGGAGAATGTAGGCGATGTTCGGGTTCGCGAGGGCCGCCAGGATGCGGTGCCGAAGCCCCATGGGGACCCGGGTCACCTCCGCCCCCTTCGTCTTGAGGACGAAGGTCCTCTCCCCCTTCTTCACCGTGCGGCCGTCGATCCGGGCAAGAAGCTCCCGGAGGTCCGACGCGACCAGGTCGATCACCTTCTTCTCCAGCGCGTCCTTCGCCGACAGGGAGGCGCTCTCCCGGACGGCGCTCTCGGCCCACTCGGCATTGCGGCCCGACTGTGCGGCCAGCGAACGGGCGTAGGCCGCGGCGTCGTTCTCCACCTTCTTCGACATGGTGTTGTCCATCGGGCCGCCGCCGACGCTGACGGGGTGGGCGGCCCCGATGTTCGTCCCGGGGGCCATCGCCGCGACGTCGGAAGCCAGCGTGATGAGGACCCCCGCCGACGCGGCGCGCGAGCCCGAGGGGGATACGTACACCGCCACCGGAACCTTGCTCTTCAGGATCCCCTGCACCATCTGGCGCATCGCGCTGTCCAGCCCGCCGGGGGTGTCGAGCTCCACGACGAGGAGGGCCGCCCCCGCGTCCTCCGCCTGCTCGATGACGTCTTCCAGGTAATCGGCTGTGACCGGAGTGATCGGCGCGGCGATCGTGGCCACCATCACCTCCGCGCCCTTCGGAACCGGCGCCTTCTCCACGGCGGACGGCTCCGACGCCCGGGCCGGGAGGCGCGCCAGGGCCAGCAGCAGGAACGGGATGATGAAAAACCGGGATCGCAGCGTCACGTCGCTCGCTTCCTGTAGACGGCGAACTTCAGGTACTCGGTTTCCGGAACCGAGAGCAGCACGGGATGGTCCGGCGGCTGGCCCCCCAAGGCGACCAGCTCGAGGTCGGCGCCGGCATCCGCGGCCGCATCCGCCAGGGCTTCCTTCCATTTGGCCATATCGACGAGTTGGGTGCAAGACGAGGTGGCGAGCAGTCCCCCTGGGGAAAGGACCGAAAGCCCCATCCGGTTGATGTCCCGGTACCCCCGGAGCGCGCCTTCCCGCCCCTCCCGGGTTTTCGTGAAGGAGGGGGGATCCAGCACCACGAGGTCGAAGCGCATCCCCGCCGCGAAGAACTCCCGGAGCGATTGGAAAAGGTCCCCGGTCTCGCCCCCCCAGCTGGCCGAGAAACCGTTCCGGGCGGCGTTTTCCCTGGCCGCCTCCACCGCGGCGCGGGAGGAATCGACCGCCAGGACGCTCTTCGCCCCGCCTGCGAGGGCGTAAAGCCCGAACCCACCCGCGGCGCAGAAGCCGTCGAGGACGGTCCTCCCCTTCGCCAGGCGGCGGACGATGTTCCGGTTGGCCCGCTGATCGAGGAAGAAGCCGGTCTTGGGGCCCGATTCCACGTCCACGAGGAAGCGGACGCCGTCGGTCTCGATCTCCTCGGCGAACGGGCCGCCGCCGCGGACCGGCCCTCTGCGCTCCTCGAGCCCCTCGAGCCGCCGGCCGCCCCCCTCGGAACGCTCGAAGATCAGCCTCGGGGACAGGATCTCCTCCAGGGAATCCAGGATGGCATCCCGGACGGCCTCCATCCCCGCCGTCAGGATCTGCGCGGAGAGGACGCCGCCGAACCGGTCGACGATCAGCCCCGGCAGGAAGTCGCCCTCCGAATACATCACCCGCAGCGCACGCTCCTCCCCCATCCCCGCGTCGGCGCGGCGGGCGAGGGCGTCGCGGATGCGCGACATGACGAAGTGCTGCCCGGGCTCGGCCTCTCCCCGGGACACGCGCCGTAGCGCGAGCCGCGCCCCGAGGTTCGCCGTGGCCGTGCCTAGGAAATCGCCGCTCCGGGAGAGGACGCGCACCCATTGCCCGGGCGGCATCCCCTCGGGGACTTCGCGCAGGTCATCCCCGAACACCCAGGGATGTCCGCTCCGGAGGCGGGCCTCGCCTTTCCGGCTCACGCGCACCGGCGGAAGGGGCAGGATCATTTCGGGAGAGGGAGGGAGAGCTTCCGCCCGATGGCCTCGAAGTCTCCGAAGACCTCCCGCTCGCGGGACGGGTCGCGGAGGATGAAGGCCGGGTGGTAGGTCGGCAGCAGGGGGATGCCGTTCCATTCCCGCCAGCGGCCGCGCGCGCGGGTGATCCGCTCGTCGACGCCGCAGAGGTAGTTCAGCGCGGTCAACCCCAGCGTGCAGAGGACCTCCGGGCGTACTGTCCGGATCTGGCGCAGCAGGTACCCCATACACGCTTTCGCCTCCTCCGGGGTCGGGACCCGGTTTCCCGGGGGGCGGCACTTCACGATGTTGGCGATGTAGACGTCTCCGCGGGAAAGCCCGATCCGCGCGATCCACTGGTCCAGCCGTTTGCCCGCGGCCCCGACGAAAGGCTCGCCCTGCCGGTCCTCCTCCGCGCCGGGCCCCTCCCCGACGAACATCAGGCGGGCCCGGGGATTGCCCACGCCAAAGACGATCGTGTTGCGCCCGGAGCACAGCGGGCAGCCGCGGCACTCCTCCAGCTCCCGCCGGATCTCCTCGAGCGTCTCCCCCTCCGCGGGCTGCCCCCCTTCCGCGGGCGTCCCCCCTGCCGCGGACGCACCCGTTTCCGCGGGCGGCCTGACCGGGACGTAATCCAGGCCGACCTCCCGCAGCCAGGCCGCCAGGAGCTTCCGGGAGGAGGTCCTTTTCATCC from Thermodesulfobacteriota bacterium carries:
- the tgt gene encoding tRNA guanosine(34) transglycosylase Tgt yields the protein MTLRFIIEAKDAATDARCGTIETERGSFRTPAFMPVGTAATVKGVWPDQLRGMGYGCILGNTYHLYLRPGHLRIRELGGVHRFMGWDRLILTDSGGFQVFSLSALRKVSDEAVSFRSHVDGSAHTLTPELAVEVQEALGSDIRMALDECVAYPAKREEAEEAVRRTTLWAGRCLAARTLPEGGMFGIVQGGMFPDLRKRSVEEVCAMPFDGFAIGGVSVGEGKELQRETVDRTALLLPTALPRYLMGVGTPGDLLFAVSRGIDLFDCVLPTRNARNGMMFTSAGPLSVKQARYKDDPLPPDGSCGCPTCSIFSRAYLRHLYVQGEMLASMAMTVHNLSFYAGLMERAREAISRGNFADFVKKSLDSGIE
- the queA gene encoding tRNA preQ1(34) S-adenosylmethionine ribosyltransferase-isomerase QueA; translated protein: MKTCLLDYDLPPELVAQRPVPRRRDARLMVLSRPTGKTADRVFSDLPSLLRKGDLLVVNDTRVLRGRLRAVRKGGGAVEILLLSPSGAAGGGGERWEALARPSKRLKEGDVFDIGGLTVRLERYRGGGKWEVALAAAGGSLLELLERVGEVPLPPYIRRAVGDPAAEEDKVRYQTVYAEHSGSVAAPTAGLHFDEEMLRQISAAGIGIARVTLSVGYGTFSPIRTDEVEEYEIHPEHYRMPPETAEAVNAARAEGGRIVAVGTTSVRTLETCAAEDGRVAPSEGTTRLFLFPGRPFRVVDAMVTNFHLPRSSLLALVMAFAGVDAVRAAYREAVERRYRFYSYGDAMFIW
- a CDS encoding SpoIID/LytB domain-containing protein codes for the protein MYRRSVSAFAAGTLFPLLFCAGIGLLLSCTGARPRPPAEAPPAKPPAVPERPRPPEATRPPESAGPRFLRVRIGGDAEAVTLSADRVNVWDAAGRLLAQASGNVPLGAVGGRIRFDGAQLLGDSVDVAGIPELRMDGRKVGGRLRLTARNGKLVAVAVVPLESYVAAVISREVPELFHPEALAAQAVATRTYAVDAARTPRDPLFDVLGSVEDQVFDGTDNVGAAFRNAAEETRGLVLLYRGAPARTVFHSTCGGRTESAANAWGKDVPYLRSVACEDCSDSPVFRWEYRMSEAEGRRVARAMGIPPGGDLRFSVAGLTSTGRAVRVRIQSGGVSREANAAEFRRVAGYARVRSLKMAIAPAAGGWLFTGEGYGHGVGMCQFGANGMAKSGKGFREILARYYPGTDLAREIP
- a CDS encoding slipin family protein; the encoded protein is MTVLAAGLVLAIFFLYSAIKILNEYERGVIFRLGRVIGAKGPGLIILIPVIDRMVRVDLRVVAMDVPAQDVITMDNVTIKVSAVIYFRVIDPNKAIISVENYLYATSQLSQTTLRSVCGQAELDTLLSERDKINTHIQEILDKDTEPWGVKVAKVEIKNIDLPQEMQRAIAKQAEAERERRAKVIGAEGEFQAAQKLSDAARIISETPVAVQLRYLQTLREVAAENNSTTIFPVPIDLLTPFMEAAKAVREASGKRQD
- a CDS encoding nodulation protein NfeD, yielding MTLRSRFFIIPFLLLALARLPARASEPSAVEKAPVPKGAEVMVATIAAPITPVTADYLEDVIEQAEDAGAALLVVELDTPGGLDSAMRQMVQGILKSKVPVAVYVSPSGSRAASAGVLITLASDVAAMAPGTNIGAAHPVSVGGGPMDNTMSKKVENDAAAYARSLAAQSGRNAEWAESAVRESASLSAKDALEKKVIDLVASDLRELLARIDGRTVKKGERTFVLKTKGAEVTRVPMGLRHRILAALANPNIAYILLMIGIYGIYFELASPGAVFPGVVGGICLVLGFYALQTLSANYAGFLLILLSIVLFFLELKIQSHGALAIGGIVSMVLGSLMLFRDSADPFLRVSWSVLISMVAISAVFFAVVISLAVRSQLRKPFFGQGGMVDETGEAVTDIDGRGKVFIVGELWDARSDRPVRKGDRVIVRSVEGMTLIVEPGHPADAGRAEK
- a CDS encoding class I SAM-dependent rRNA methyltransferase, which translates into the protein MILPLPPVRVSRKGEARLRSGHPWVFGDDLREVPEGMPPGQWVRVLSRSGDFLGTATANLGARLALRRVSRGEAEPGQHFVMSRIRDALARRADAGMGEERALRVMYSEGDFLPGLIVDRFGGVLSAQILTAGMEAVRDAILDSLEEILSPRLIFERSEGGGRRLEGLEERRGPVRGGGPFAEEIETDGVRFLVDVESGPKTGFFLDQRANRNIVRRLAKGRTVLDGFCAAGGFGLYALAGGAKSVLAVDSSRAAVEAARENAARNGFSASWGGETGDLFQSLREFFAAGMRFDLVVLDPPSFTKTREGREGALRGYRDINRMGLSVLSPGGLLATSSCTQLVDMAKWKEALADAAADAGADLELVALGGQPPDHPVLLSVPETEYLKFAVYRKRAT
- a CDS encoding uracil-DNA glycosylase, producing MKRTSSRKLLAAWLREVGLDYVPVRPPAETGASAAGGTPAEGGQPAEGETLEEIRRELEECRGCPLCSGRNTIVFGVGNPRARLMFVGEGPGAEEDRQGEPFVGAAGKRLDQWIARIGLSRGDVYIANIVKCRPPGNRVPTPEEAKACMGYLLRQIRTVRPEVLCTLGLTALNYLCGVDERITRARGRWREWNGIPLLPTYHPAFILRDPSREREVFGDFEAIGRKLSLPLPK